From Rhododendron vialii isolate Sample 1 chromosome 7a, ASM3025357v1:
AAATGCGAGTAAGCTAATCCAGGCATCATGAATTTagccaaaaaagaaacattaaCTCTTCTTATTCTTCCAATCCACAACAAAAAAGTAGGACTACTTTGAACACATATACGCCTTTTTCCTTCAGGGAGTGAGTAGGTATCATTTCAAAGCTTGGCCGAAAGATTACGACCGGGTGAgtttaccttcttcttctttttcttttcttttcttcttctattttttttttttttgtctcagaCTAATGTTAAAGTAACACTTGTTTTCATTAAAAGTACCAAAATGAACATTTAGTTAAGAAAAATTTAGTTGGGTTGAATcgtgggtattttttttttttttgactaaatACTGAAAATACTGTTTAGTCGATGAGTAATGCTATAATGACCACATTTAATGATCATGCATGTGATCTATCACCATCGCATTGTTAAAATGTACTTCACTACATGATTAGTGTGACACATTCTATCAATACACTGACGACGCGTCACATGGTATCCAAAGCATGGTCACTTAGTAGTAATGTTACTCAATAACATGAACTCACCTTTAATATtaccaacaaaacaaaaaatttaagaacTAGCTAGTAGTAATTTGAAATTTGGAGTTGGTCCAAAAGGTTGAGAACCAACATTGGCaacaataaaaagagaaataatattCCATACTTTCCTAGTTTCCTATTTGATGAATATATTTGAAACCAAGGCTTTGGCTTTTAACgtgttcttaaaaaaattatattgttCGTAGTTAGGCTTTTTTCCATTATGAAAGAGAGAGTGAAGTCTAGTGTGAAAATTATctgaaacaaaaatgatatagAATTCATGACATCCGGACCACGAAAGTTTTCATGAAAGTAAATGAATGATCTAGATTCACTGCTTTCGTGGTCTGGATGTCATAAATTGTACCAATCCTCAAAAAACACATAAATAGCTACACCGATAATGAAACTCCTGCACTAGCTCCAATGAAATCTTGTAATCTATAGAGGTTTAATTTTGTCAATCATGACATCAGTCTCATGGTGCTCCTCAAAATGTCAAATGCACCATGTCATGCTTTTTTGATTGAGAATTTGTATTCTTCTTTGGAAATATAAATATTTGATGATGAATATACATCTACACTACCATTTTATACTATATGATGGGACACCATAAATGATAAAATGGTTGTCCATTTGAGACAAAAAATTTCACACATAAAATGGAGTTAACACAAGACAAGTAATTTCTATACACGAATAGAAGAGAAAGAGCCTATAGTATCAAAATTTTGTCATGGCTTCAATTGGATCCCTTCCTAGTTGATGATCTGATTGAGTTCTCGGGAATCAATTATCGAAATGCGAATAAGTTAGTCCAGGCATCgtgaatttagaaaaaataaaaaacttgtcTCTTATAATAAAACATAAACTCTTCTTATTCTTCCAATCCACAACAAAAAGTAGAACTACTTTGAACACATTTTAGTCTACACCTTTTTCCTTTCAAGGAGTGAGTAGATATCACTTCGAAGCATGGCCGAAAGATTACAACTCAGTGAGTTTACCttatggagtaattttttttgtctttaaattAATGTCAAAATACTACTTGTTTCCATCAAAAGTACTAAAATTAGCATTTAGttaagaaaaaattagtttggttgAATAGTTGGTATTTCTTTGACTAAATACCGAAAATACCATTTTGTTGATGAGCAATGCTATAGTAACCATATTTGTTGATCATGTTTTGAGTATCATGTGATGCGTCACCATTACATCGATAGAATGTAATTCGTTGCATGATTAGTGGGGCACATTCTACCAATACACTGGCAACACATTACATGGTACCCAACGCATAGTCACTTAGTATTAATGttagtcaaaacaaaaaatttaagaacTAGCTAGTAGTAGTAATTTGAAATTTGGAGTTGGCCAAAAGGTTGAGAACTAAACTTTGGCaacaataaaaagagaaataatattCCATACTTTCCTAGTTTCCTATTTGATGAATATATTTGaaactagaggtgtcaaacgtgcctgtcgtgtcgtgccgtgccattttcttctgtgccaaccgtgcttcgtgtcgtgcTGTACCGTGCTCGTTTACTTCATCGTGCCATGGCGTGCCGTGCCGTGGTGGGCCATTTTGCTTTGTCGGGCCGTGCCTTTttaaaatcgtgtcgtgtcgtgccgtgcctgattaattaatcgtgccgcgtcgtgccgtgccctttttgtcgggtcgggtcgtgCCCTTTTTGTCGGGTTGTGTCGTGAAACCAAGGCTTTGGCTTTCAATgtgttcttgaaaaaattatattGTGCGTAGTTtctatctaaaaaaaaaaaatactagttttTAAAGTGCACTCATTGGTGGTGTCATTAATAGGCTTTGATTCGAACCTGTAGTTGGACCGAAGAGAGAGATTTCTCGCCGTTGTGCACTAGGTGGTGCTGTGGTGACGGCTCATCCTTCCGGATGGTAGCTATGGTTCGAACCAGACATTTCACGCCTGGTCGGGAGCTCCTATGATCACGCCCAGGTAAAAGTTGTTACGCTGGTCACCCTAAAAAAAAAGTGCACTCATTAAATTAGGAAgtgtcaaaataattttaaatcaattactaataaccaagggaaagaaaaaaaagaaagaaagaatggaaGAAAACCCGTTTACCCGACCCATTTTATGGTTTCCTAGTTGAAGTAGTAGATGTTTGAACAGTAATGACTAGTTTGAACCCACGTATGTCTTTCCGattggattctctctctctctctctctctctcctctgtttcCCGCGGAATTATGTCTTGTCACTCCCCGCCCcctcgctttctctctctaaaaaaccCCCTCTACCATCTAAATCCATTGATATTCAgccgcccctctctctctctctctctcactatctTTCACTAATGACGATCAAACCCTTTTGATCTTCTCGTACACTTTCCTTATTCGACTATAACTCGTCagcgttttctttttcttttttctagccGTTACCCTCTTTCCATATTCATTCATTACAGAGATATTTCTATAAGGAACaatttatttacttatcaaatcTACTCGTTACCTTTGATCCTCTGTTATGAATTCAAACTCTGTTTTTCTTGACCGTTACAGAGTGAACTAGTTTTGATCATGTCATCACATTCTTGGAATGGGTTTATAGAACTAGGATTAGGGTTCTGTTTTGAAGATTGATTCAATAACGATTCAtttgcggtttttttttttgttcttttcattaTTTCACATATTTGTTCATCGGctgatgtagagagagaaagtcatGGAAGTAGTTAAAGGGTCCGATGCTGAATCTTCGGGTATTCCGACTTCGGATGATAATAGTGACAGTGCAGACCAAAAGCCAGTCCCCATTCAAGGGTTTGTGTTTTTCTGCCTTTAATTATTGACTCTGTTTATCTGTTTGGCTGCCAAGAAAAtcaagggaaagaaagaaatcctTCAAATTTTTCATGTATGCAGTACTAACTACTAACTTTATGGTCAAAGAATTCTCTTTTACCACTTCATTgttacttacaaaaaaaaaaaaaaaaacacttcttggtcaaagaaattaaattatgaAAATACCGATCTTCCATGTTGTTTTATATTTCAAGAATTTGGGCAATCAACTTGTCAATTTAGTGCATTATGGGTATTTGGGCTATGTTGTAAACGAGCTGAGTCGAGTAGTGACTTAttcaagttcaaatttttttttttcaagcttCAAGGtttgtaaacgagctgagtCGAGTAGTTTGTCATTCAATCTGATCATCAGCTCTGCTCATGTAGCTTGATTTCGATATACTCCATAGTACACGTTTAAAGGTTTTTGGAAATATGTTTGAGCTTGTATGTCATTCTTCCCGAACACAATTAGATTCATAGCCTTGATCGGGCTTGTGAGAAAGTTAAGAAGCCATTGGTGATAATGTTGGGTGTTTACATATTTACAGGATGATGATGACTCGTCCAACAAGACGATCCTCGAAGGGAGGCTGGACAGAGGAAGAGGTCAGTTGGTACTGATTACTAGTTGTTTTATACATATTCATGAATGGAATATTAGGGGTTTTCACCCTGGAATAAGTGGAGATTGGAAAGATCAAGATTTCTTGATGTTCAGTTGGATATGGATTCAATTTTGAATAGTAAATTAAGTTCGCTTGGTAGCTATGTTGCATGGACTCGCGTATAATTGTTGGTTTGCAGGTGCGTATGTAGGAGTTGGACATCTCAACCTTTACTTAAAGGGTACGgccttgacaaaaaaaatgtctATTTTCATTTGTTGATCGTACTGTTAGAAGGCACGCCAGCTTCTCAGCAGTGGGGCTATACAGAAGTCGGTGCAGTTTAATTTCAGCtgttcatctcgacaattaatggtcAATATTTCACAAAGTATCCTGCATATATGAACCGTTGAACATACTTGTACAGCAAGTGCGGACACAAAGTATTAGACACGAATCTCATACTCTCTTCTAGGTGTTAAGTACATGTATGCGATTTCCTTTGAAGAGATCAAGTTACCTAGATCGTTTGATGGTTCAACTCAACTTTTGTACTCCTAGAAAATATATATCTTTTGTGCTCCTTTTTCTAATGGAAAGTTTAtctctttttccttatttatctGTTTATGCATTTAAGTTTGTATAAGCTCCAATCAAGTATTTCTCTGTTTTCCCTCCTATTAACAGAACAAAATCTTGGCCTTTGCTGTTCAAAAGTTCAATGGAAGAAACTGGAAAAAGATTGGTGAGTATGGATGGTTCCATCCACATTTTTAACCAATATTTACTAGTATTAAGTTTTGAACTACTCAGGTTGCTCAAACCTCTATCCCTCGATCTTGTGCAGCCGAATGTGTTCCTGATAGAACAGATGTTCAGTGCCTTCACCGGTGGCAGAAAGTTCTTAATCCTGAACTTGTTAAAGGTCCTTGGAGCAAACAGGTGCGTATGAACTGTAGTTTACTTGTTTGATCTTCTGTACATCATCTTTATGTTATTTAGTTCATGTTTATGGTTCCCATTTGTAACACCAGGAAGATGAACTTATCATTAAGCTGGTTGAGGAAAAGGGGACTCAGAAGTGGTCTGAAATAGCAAAATGCCTACCCGGTCGCATTGGCAAGCAATGCCGAGAAAGGTACTTAAcgcttatttgtttatttacttactttGTGGCGAAACAACGCATCACATCCCCCGAGGCAACGTTAGGGTGGTGGTCGGGTTTTATATTTGGGGAGAACTTTTTACCGTGGGAAtggaaaatcaaagaaattagCGGTTTAGTTGTTTTTGTACCTGGAATCCTCTTGTTTAGCTCTATCTCACTGTAGTAACTTACATGAAGCTGTATCCTGTAAGCAAATGCCAAACACTTTGTTCGGTTTgaagttttgagaaattttttttttttgatgtaatgagtggtaatgggtggagagagatagatagagaaacttATTGAGAATTGtgcagagagaaaaaaaaatttctggaaaCTTCAAAACGAACAAAGTGTTTAAGCATCCCTTTCATTGCTTTCAGATTATCCAGTTAGTATCACATATAAGCTATATAAGTAGCAGACGCGAGATGAACTGAACACACTGGCACAGACTCACAAAATTAGATGGGCTAAAGGCAGCTGTTAACTGCAACACCTGAGTACTTTCGTACATTGATCCCGTCTACCAACAAAATCGACGCTTGCTTTTGCAGGTGGTACAATCATTTGAAGCCAGAGATAAACAAAACTCCATGGACCAAGGAGGAGGAATTGGCTCTTGTTAGCGCCCATCGAGAATATGGGAACCAGTGGGCTAGAATAGCCAAGTTTCTGCATGGAAGGTACTTTAGAAGATTATTTCCACGAAATCTATGTATGTGCATACTGCATACACAGATGTATATAAGCATTAATGCATATGTACATTTGTACAAGTAGATTGTTTTCATGAAATGTAAGTGGATGGTGGCTATTTTTTGGGCTTCATAGTTTCTTGGTGTAACATTGATTTCTTGATGTTACCAGATAGAGTGAATTGTTTCTTTCTAATGGATAAGAGGGATTCAGTTTATATCTGCTTGTTTAACAGGACTGAAAACGCGATAAAAAATCATTGGAACTCCTCCCTGAAGAAGAAGTTGGAATTGAATTCAACAACTGGTATTGTCTCAAGGAATCCAGAATCCGGTGTATGTGGTTCGAAGGATCCTAAACCAGTAGAGGGGAGAAAAGAGTATGAGCAGAAGGTGGACTCAGACATACAAAGAGACACTTTTTGGAGGTTGGATTCGGAAGGGAGGGAAAATCATTTCCAGTCTCTCAAGAAAGGAAATTGTCATGCTCCCAGAGATTGTTCAAATGATTCAATAAGcccaaaaaatttcagaattccCTCTTCACATTCTGCATTGGATGTGGCTGTTCCAACTGGGAACTGTTTGGATGGTGGAGATTCAAGCCTCAGTGTCCAGAACAGGAAAGACTCAAGAGCACCAATGAAAACAGTGGGAAAAAGTCTTGGTAGATTGTGCTATGAGCCACTCGAGGAGGAGGATCTCAGTATCTTTATGAGAACCGGTAAATTTCCAAGTACAGATAGCTACATTCGAGTACCGTCATCTAATCCAGTTTCTTATAGCACTCCAAAGAATACCCACGAAAGACGCAAGTCTGATAGCCCAGAATCCGTATTGAGGAATGCAGCGACGAGTTTTAAAACCATGCCGTCGATTATAAGGAAAAGATGCCTCAAAACTTGTAGTGCTCAAGGCAGCAATGCAAGTTTCAGTGATAGCAGGTCACAGGAAAATAGGGATGGTCTTGACGTTTCTCCCTCAAAGATTCAGAAGCGCGGAAATGACGATGCAATGAAATGTGTCGAAAAACGTCTGGAGTCTGCCTTTGATAATGTGTTTGATAAGCTGAATAGATCAGATGAAGGTGGTGATGCTTCTGGTGCAAATTCATGACTCGGGCTGACTTCAGGCGAGTCTTCTGTTTTTTGGCTTGTGATCAATTTTCTTTCCTAGTGGTTATTCTGTGTTTGGACCATGGATTTGTGAAGGGGAAggaaaaaggtaaaagaaagatACGAACGTAAAAGTGATGAAGCAGACACTGTTTCCTTGATTTTGCCATCGTCATCGTTTTCGCAACTCAAATCTTTCAACAAATCCATGATCCATATATAGCCACTGTCTTGGACTATTTTTCGGTATCTGTATCCATAGCTATTGCACGCAAACCTTTGattatatttccttttttttttcccaagcaGGTAAATTGGTACTTTTGGTAGTTGTACATTGGGTACATAGCAGGATAGCATGGCTTGGCAGGCCAAATAGATGCAGCAGCTAACTCCCAAGAAGTGAGACCAAATCTTCTCTTGTGAAGACAGAGCTCTGGTCTataaaatatacttttggaaATTTATTGATTAACCATTAATTCATGCTTAAATAAGTTAACATTATAGAGGAAAATTGAGGCTCGGCTTACATGAATgtgtcaaaattttgatttcccgTATCAAGATTTTAAGTTTTTGTGATATTAatgtatttctctctctctccgttctCTTGTATTCAGTTCTTGCTTCCGACACATTTACGCGCAACATCCATGTACAACGTGAAACGGCATGATGGTTCATATTTGTTGCGTGAGACTCTCTTTAAATGGTTTGATTAGTGTACCGTATGATGTCCTGTCTATGAAAATAGTCTTTTGTAAAATGACAATTTGGATATCTTATGTTGAATGAACTCTTAAGGTATCGGGAATATCAAATGACGAACCCCAATATCACTTTCAAGATGTCTTCGCAATGCGAaagttaactttaaaaaaaaaatataataataataataataataataataaaatgcaACGTTTCGTTCAACATCCAGATTTCACGTTCGAAAAGTTATGGTGTACATGGTGTGTGCTATAGAAATACTTTCATAGTTGACCCTGTTCTGTTTGGATTTTTTGAGAGAAgttttaagagtaatgagtggaaagaaatagaaaaaaaaaattgggaaccGTGTGGGGGAATTTTGAGTCTCCCAAACAAACATAGCTctgttgcgtgtttttggatCTATGTTATGTATTTGTTGATTAGGCTACGAGTAGTTTTGTGTTGGCATGTTgcgtaaaaaaaataaaatttgcctcCGTTGACCCCCCGAGTTACATAAAAGATTCTTTATTTATGGTTAGGTACGGATTTTATGATCCTATGTAAGGAAGTccaaccacttttttttttaaataatcgGATGTCCGGACCAGCTTACTTGCTCATCAGCTAATTCCACGGCCTGAGTTAACTTTTGTTCACcatccacttaagagggtggaCATTACACTTCTTCGTATTGGTAAAAAtgatgtggatcccaccacaaagtgatgtcatgcttaccaaaaagcgtattgcatggtaaacataacatcactttgtggtggggttCACACCATTTCAATCAATGAAAaaaagggtaatgttcaccaaAATTGCACTCGGCCTGAGTTGAAGTTAACAGCCAGTGACCCAAAGTTTAAAATATTTGACTTTCGTAAAATTAGATCTTACAACCTCTCAGGGGTCGGGCAAACCCTTCTACTATTACTTCTCGTGCCCATTTCGTCAAACCCGCAAGAGAGTGCTCAATTTGTATTTTCCTTGTAAACTGggttaagttttttttccaaGATCTGCAAGAAACTGAAAGGTTGGTATCATATTTTCATAGAAATTAACAAAGTGTAGAATAATTAATTGAGGTCAACTTTTTTGAATTAGAAAACTCAAACTAAAATCCGCATCTCAATTAACATGCATTGACTCGTTGGCGTACGTAAAAGAGGCTTACGAGAGAAAGCACACGCAAGCTTGATGACCTAAAGATATGAAGTCAGATTTGTAAAGCTTGAGGAAATTATCCCAAAGAACGACCTTCGTTGACGCAAGTCAACGGCTTCCTAATGTTTTCCCCTTAATTCTTGGTTAATCCTCTAGCTGATATTGGAGTATAATTTGAACAAGAGATTAGTAAGTTATTTACACtgtcggtgtaaatatttgtttcctctaaaTTAATTACGTTGCGCCACATTCTCATGTTCAATTAATTGGGACCATTGTTTTGATGACGTAgggcaatgtaattgatttgaaggaaacaaatgtttacaccatcGGTATATATAATTATTCTCTTTGAACAACTAAGAGCAAGTGCAATGGTTCAAACATGGCTTGAGCCGTGATTAGTGCGGCCGCGTTAGCTCCCTCGGAGATTTGGGTTGCACAATCAGATCCATTTAGTGGCTTGGTTGTAGGGCTGTTtctatgtcaaaaaaaaaataaaaatggctTGAGCCACGCTCAAAAAAAGGTCAATTTTGGAATATTTCATAGAGATGCATGGAAAACGTAAATGGTCAATTTTGGAATGTTTCATAGAGATGCATGGAAAATGGTGGATAGGTGTTGAAGGTAGTAGATGGAGAATAtaaaacagaaagtctattgACACAGATTTTTCATACATATATTATGCACAGATCATTATGTGGGGTCCACTATGGGTCTTATAAAAATGATTCGAACTactcattaaatgtaaaatattttttcaagggtcttcgtgaaaaatcagctaaatccaatacctataaactctcgatctaatcatttaacttttccttatcctaaaatctgaatgaaaaattagataattggatcgagcCTCTATacgtatcggattgagtttGTTTTTTGCATGGACactcaaaaaaatgttttacatttaataaacggatCGGATTGTTTATGTGAGACCCGTAATGGACCCCACATTGAAatctgtgcacgatctgtgAACAGAAACCTGTGTAGATAGCACAACTCAATATAAAATGGTATATGGAGAACCGTAGTTCATGGTGGAATGTTTCATAGATAGAGATGCATGGAAAATGGTGAATGGGTGTTGAAGGCAGTAGATGGAGAATATAAAATGGTATATGGAGAATCGTAGTTCATGGGAATTAGTCAAATATgaaaaagactacaatacacattttttatttagatGTGAATTTTATGCACcttcaaaatattatgattcataaagaaaatgttacaaatcgaattgctaaaaagttacgattttAGTATAAAGGTTACAAATCctaaatgttacgaattgtattgctaaaaagttatgattttttactataaaagttacgagatggaccaaaatgttataaatcataatgaaaatattacgaatcgtattaGTGAAGGTTATGAGTTTTCGGGGTCGTCCCACTTTCCTTaaaattcctttgttttttttgtccaaaaaaagaaGGCTGGTTCCAGATCTCTGAACTtcctttttgtcaaaaatgTTAAGCcgaaacgacgtcgttttggtttctgtttctgtttcccACAGCCTCCCAGGTGAAATGACGATACTGCCCTTGCCCCATTTTTATCTCCTAGGGCTTCCACTGTACGGCACAACACCTCCTCATCCCATCTCCGCAGCCCTCCCTCGTCCCCAGAACCACAGACAGAAACACACCTCCGTTGAAGGACATGACGGCCAGCATGAGGGCGTACCCGATCACCGCGTTGACTCCGAAGAGCGCGGCGTGGGCTAGCCTTCGGAGGCCTTGCATGCGTCTGCCGCCTCCTCTTTTCGAGAGGAATGGAGCCTCGATCGAGGGGGGCAGGGACAGAAGATCAGCGGCGGCAGCGGCGGCGGAGGTGGGTTTGAAGCGGAGGATGCGGAGGGATTCGAGGAATTGGtagagggagaagaggaagcAGGCGACGAGGGAGAGGGAGCAGGTGGGCCAGGAGTCGGTGGTCCACCAGTCGAATAGCAGGGTGAGGTCTGCGCCCCAGTACATGGTCATGtgcatcatcttcttcttctctggagagagagagagagagagagagagagagggaggagtcTCTGAGTCTATGCGTCAAAACAAGAGGGAGGCGTCAAAACAAGAGGGGGGGTGTATGGGGAATTTAATTGGTAGTAGGGGCAATATGGTCATTACGGCGacaatcattttaaaaaaagagcAACTGTTTAAGGGAAAGTGGAATGGACCTTCGGTTTTGGCACTTTTCATTGAGCTGTGCTAggtgcacagcatgctgtgcacaaATCCCGTTTTCTCTCGTTTTGgatcgcacaaagatgatcggagccgttcattttgttcaaaatatgttgtttaaggtctctgtaaaaaatgagcttcgttcgataacGTTAGAGACGTTaacaaaacatccaaaatcacttcagaatttaggtattttgaacaaaatgagcggctccgatcatctttgtgctaCCCGAGGTGGGAGAAAAcgggatctgtgcacagatgtTGTGCACAGCAtactgtgcacgtagcttttctggtTTTCATTACGCGAAAAGGTACTTTGGAAAACAGAACCAAAACTGGAACCGCTCCTTAAAACAAAAGTTACGGAACatcctaaaatgttatgaataaattataaaataggTTCATATAGTacacatttttaaaatatgtgtattgtagactttcccgtTGAATATATGATGAAaattattgagaaaaaaaaagtgccaTTGCAAATGGAGATGTAgcattgcacttttttttttttgatccgcatgtAGCATTGCACTTAACATTGACATTTTGTGGTCAAATGATATTACTCAGCCACTTTTTTTGGATTGACTTGAGCCATTTTGGTCAAACCACTCGACTTGCTCTGagaaaattatcaaaagatCTTACGGGATCGAACATACTTTTTTAGATATTCATATGTTAAATTCACATTTGAAGTTTTGGGGAATATAATTTGAATCCTAATAACTCACTACTTTTTTAACGAATTCAAACAATTCACGTTTAAGCAATCCAACACGTTTTCTAGGAACTTGAATGGAATTAGGTGCGCGAAAAtgtggtgaaaaaaaaaaacacgagtTGAGGCACCATATGACAATGTCACAAGACCgtcaaaatttttttgattgatATGGTTGGGTAAGGCTGCAATTGAGCCGAGCCGAGTCAAGCTTTGTTGGCTTCGAATgtgactcgtttactaaatgaataaaaaatttgaactcgagctcggcttaatccttaacgagccgagcttaatTAGTACTAATTTACTAAATGGATCTCTTTAATAGAGCAAAACCTtcctaaacgagccaagctctactcaacttgtttactaaacaagttaAAAATTCAAGCTCGCAAGCTACTCGATTCATTTACGATCCGATAGTTGGGTAGTTATCTAGTCAAGTACGGTGGGATGGTACCCCATACGCTAGGCCTGttaatggaccggatccgatccaaATCCGACAGATccgaatccggatccgataagacccaatccgatccggatccgataagactcaaatccgatagtggtaatccggatccgaatccgaaaaatccggatccgatccgaaaatccgaatccgatccgaaaactttttttacttcaaaaattttagcaaaaaaaaaaatatttttttcaaaaaaatacaatttttttttcaaaaaaaaatattttccgaaaaaaataaaaatacaactacttaaatatttttttttcaaaaaaaaaaaaaatattttttaaaaaaaaatttaaaaaatttaaaaaataaagttcggattcagattgataacggatttaatccgatccgatccggatccatATTGAATTACCgaattcggattatcggatcgactttatcggattcggatccggatccggattgaatttttcggatcggatccagattagatccggtccattgacaggtgGTATTTTCCTCAAACACGCACCACACGCCAATATTGAAATTTCCCACTCCAAATCCACCAGAATTTCATTGGGTCTCTCTCCTCGTCCAACATCAAATTCACCTGCCAACGTCAAATTCCATTTACTTTTTCCCgtccacaaaataaaaaaaagaaggtcaaATGAATTTTCCACGCGCCAACATCAAATTCCAGAACCAACTTACCACTTTCTCTCACCAAAATCCAGAACCAGCTTACCACTTTCTGTCTCCCTTCCTCCCATCTTcttccaaattcaaaacccactTCTTCCCCTTACTATATAACTTCATCTATCTACAAGAGCATATTCAtctgtttttttggtaattagagTCTTCGGCTCAACTTACGTGCATCTCAATTGTCGTTGAGACTAATCTCACCGTTCATTAGCGGAGAATAACATAATCTTATCTTATTTGAAAACTACGGCTTGAAAATATGGCGACAGCTTCACGCGCTTTAGAAGTCACGGTCATCTCCGGCGAAGGCCTCCGAGTGGACCGAAGGCGGCCGGTGAAGAAGAACGCCTTCGTCATCGTCCGAACGAACTCCCAGAACTCCCGATCGACGGCGGCGTCGGACGGCTCCGGCGGCAGCTCCCCGGCTTGGAACGAGAAGCTCGTCCTGGAAATGCCGGCCCACGCGTGGTTCCTGACTGTGGAGGTGAGATGCAGGGCGAATTCCGGGGACAAAGTCGTCGGGACGGCGAGAATTCCGGCGTCGGACTTCGTCGGCGGTAACGTACCGGCGAACTACTTGCATTTCTTGAGTTATAGGTTGAGGGACGGCACTGGGGAGCCGAACGGGATAATTAATCTGTCGGTGAGAGTGAAGGGGGCGGAGAATGGAGTCGGTGCTG
This genomic window contains:
- the LOC131333245 gene encoding transcription factor MYB3R-2 — protein: MEVVKGSDAESSGIPTSDDNSDSADQKPVPIQGMMMTRPTRRSSKGGWTEEENKILAFAVQKFNGRNWKKIAECVPDRTDVQCLHRWQKVLNPELVKGPWSKQEDELIIKLVEEKGTQKWSEIAKCLPGRIGKQCRERWYNHLKPEINKTPWTKEEELALVSAHREYGNQWARIAKFLHGRTENAIKNHWNSSLKKKLELNSTTGIVSRNPESGVCGSKDPKPVEGRKEYEQKVDSDIQRDTFWRLDSEGRENHFQSLKKGNCHAPRDCSNDSISPKNFRIPSSHSALDVAVPTGNCLDGGDSSLSVQNRKDSRAPMKTVGKSLGRLCYEPLEEEDLSIFMRTGKFPSTDSYIRVPSSNPVSYSTPKNTHERRKSDSPESVLRNAATSFKTMPSIIRKRCLKTCSAQGSNASFSDSRSQENRDGLDVSPSKIQKRGNDDAMKCVEKRLESAFDNVFDKLNRSDEGGDASGANS
- the LOC131333246 gene encoding copper transporter 5-like, which encodes MMHMTMYWGADLTLLFDWWTTDSWPTCSLSLVACFLFSLYQFLESLRILRFKPTSAAAAAADLLSLPPSIEAPFLSKRGGGRRMQGLRRLAHAALFGVNAVIGYALMLAVMSFNGGVFLSVVLGTREGCGDGMRRCCAVQWKP
- the LOC131334031 gene encoding BON1-associated protein 2-like yields the protein MATASRALEVTVISGEGLRVDRRRPVKKNAFVIVRTNSQNSRSTAASDGSGGSSPAWNEKLVLEMPAHAWFLTVEVRCRANSGDKVVGTARIPASDFVGGNVPANYLHFLSYRLRDGTGEPNGIINLSVRVKGAENGVGAAATCAVAASISRPWVGGAVVVGKVTGGVVTGVPVWMA